A portion of the Symphalangus syndactylus isolate Jambi chromosome 13, NHGRI_mSymSyn1-v2.1_pri, whole genome shotgun sequence genome contains these proteins:
- the LOC129459823 gene encoding helicase ARIP4-like codes for MLFRHQTIRILGTTGSQVPSCQSTSNVRHSASSPKDPTLQGCPGLSLLTAWRSSVSFSQQRTDVAAAWKCRQSSPGRP; via the exons ATGTTGTTTAGACATCAAACTATCAGAATTTTGGGGACCACAG GTTCCCAGGTACCTTCTTGCCAGTCCACAAGCAACGTCAGACACAGTGCCTCATCACCCAAAGACCCCACCCTGCAGGGCTGCCCAGGCCTATCTCTCCTGACAGCCTGGAGATCATCAGTGAGCTTCAGTCAGCAGCGGACAGATGTGGCTGCTGCCTGGAAATGCCGTCAGAGCTCCCCAG GACGCCCCTGA